Below is a genomic region from Paenibacillus rhizovicinus.
GCGAACTCTCCAAAGAGCAGTCCGATTTGCAGCCCGTTTACACAGCATATACAGAATACAAGCAAGTGTCCGAACAGCTCGAAGATGCGAAAGCGATGCAGAACGAGAAGCTTGACGACGAAATGCGCGAAATGGTGAAGATGGAAATCGATGAACTGAGCCCGCGCTTGACGCAGCTGGAAGAAGAGATTCATATTCTGCTGCTGCCGAAAGACCCGAACGACGACAAGAACGTCATTGTCGAGATCCGCGGCGCGGCCGGCGGCGACGAGGCGGCTTTGTTCGCATCGGATTTGTACCGGATGTACATGAAATTCGCGGATACGCAAGGCTGGCGCGTGGAGCTGATGGAGGCGAGCGAGAGCGATCTCGGCGGCTTCAAGGAGGTCATCTTCATGGTGACGGGCAAAGGCGCGTACAGCAAGCTGAAATACGAGAGCGGCGCGCATCGCGTACAGCGTATTCCAGTGACGGAGTCCGGCGGCCGGATTCATACGTCGACTTCGACAGTAGCCGTTATGCCGGAGGTCGAAGAAGTCGAAGTCGAAATTCTGGATAAAGACATTCGCGTCGATACGTACTGCTCCAGCGGTGCGGGCGGCCAGTCCGTTAATACGACGAAATCCGCCGTGCGCGTGCTTCACGTGCCGACGGGCATCATGGCGCAATGTCAGGACGGCAAGTCCCAGAACGAGAACAAGGCGAAGGCGCTCCAAGTGCTTCGCGCGCGGATTTCGGACTTGAAGCGTCAAGAGGAAGAAGCGAAGTACGCCGGCGAACGGAAGAGCAAAGTCGGTACGGGCGACCGCAGCGAGCGGATTCGCACGTACAACTATCCGCAAAGCCGAGTGACGGATCACCGCATCGGCCTGACGCTGCACAAGCTGGATTCCGTGCTGAACGGCGACATGGAAGAGATCATCAACGCGCTGACGCTGACGGCGCAGACGGAATTGATGGAACGCGAGAATCTGGCGTAATCGTCTGAATAGATGCAATGAACGGGAGCAGCCTTGGGGAGAATGCTGAAAGGAATTTCAGCGCTTTCCGTTGGTGGGCTCCCGTTTTTGCCGCGTAATGGCGGATATGAACGGTTGGACGAGCGTAGTGAGTGAGTCGGGGAGCAACTGGACGGAGCAGTCGGATGGATAAACGGATGGACAAGCCGATGGAATAGACGGATGGAGAGGCGGGGTGCGGATGGCGGAGCATGAGGGTCGGGAAGACCATAAGGTGGATATAGCCAATGATGCCGATGGAACCGGCGATGCTGAAGAGAATCTCGGAAAGGCCAACGAGGCTGGCGATGCTGAAGGGAATGCCGGAAAGGCCAAAGAGGTCGGCGATGCTGAAGAGAACGTCGGAAAGTTCAAAAAGGCCGGATTGTCACTGCCTGGCGGCATGGTCGGCGAAGAAGTGGCTGCCTTATTAAACACGGAGGGAGTCGGCGTATCGCTGCTGTACCCGATGACGATCGCGGATGTTTGCCTGAAAGCGACCGCGATGCTGCAGGCGCGCGGCATCGCGGAACCTCGCAATAATGCGGAGCTGCTGCTTCTGCATGTGCTGGGCCTGACTCGCGCGGAGCTGCTGCGCGATTGGCGGGAGCTGTTCCCGCCGCAGCATGCGAAGCGATGGCACGAGCTGCTGGCTCGCAAGGCGGCGGGCGAGCCCGTGCAATATTTGATCGGCGAGCAGTGGTTCTATGGCTTGCCGTTTACGGTGACGCCGGCGGTGCTGATTCCGCGGCCGGAGACGGAGCTGCTCGTGGAGGCCGTGCTGGAAGCGGCCGACCGGCTGTGGCCGAAGGCGGCGGGAGCCGAGGAAGCCGGCGGGCTCGCCGGGGGCGAGGGAGAGGCGGGCGACGAGCAGGGTCTTGGGGGACCGGCTGAGGAGCTGCCGGCCGGTGCCGCGGGTGCCGGCGGGGCGCAGCTTGACGCGGCCGCCGGCAGGGCTGCCGTGCCGACGGTGGTCGATGTCGGCACGGGAAGCGGCGCCATCGGCGTGACGCTGGCGGCGCTGCGTCCGCGATGGCGGGTGTGCGCGTCCGACCTGTCGCCGGACGCGCTGGCGGTCGCCCGCACGAACGCGGCGCGCCATGAAGCGGCGGCGCGCATGACGTTCGTGCAGGGCGACCTGCTCGGGCCGTTCGCGCAGCCGCGGCCCGATAGTGACGTCGACGCGGCCGGGGGCATAGCCGGCCTGCGCATCGACGTGCTCGTCTCCAACCCGCCGTACATTCCGGCGGGCGACATTTCCGGCCTGCAGCCGGAGGTGCGCGATCACGAGCCGCGTCTTGCGCTCGACGGCGGCGACGATGGCCTCACGCCTTACCGGCGCATGGCCGAGCAGCTCAAGCAGCTGTCCGCCCTGCCGCGCATCGTAGGCTTCGAGCTGGGCATCGGCCAAGCGGAAGCCGTTGCCGACCTGCTCCGCGGCATCGGCGCCTGGCGCGAAGTCCGCATCATACCCGACTACGCGGGCATTGACCGGCACGTACTGGCGGTGGAGTAGCGCAGACTAGAGCGTCCTGTAAGCACGGAACTAGTCTTCCAGCTACTTGAAAGAAGCTCTGGCTACGCGGCCGGAGCTTCTTTTGTCGCGGCTGCGGCTGCGTTAATTTGCCATAAGGGCTTTTTGCTAGATTGCTAGGTTTAGAGACCGCCATCGCCGGACATACTGGGAATATTATCGTTCCGGAACGCAAGCCGCCGCACCGACGGGTGCCACAAAGGAGCTTGTGTCAAATGATCCGCACTTATTCCCGTTTTCCTTATCGTCCGGTGTATGGCTACGTTCTTCTGATTGCGGCAATTCTTCTGATGAGCTGGGAAAACCAGCGCGCCGACGCGGCGATTGCCGGCGGCAGCATTCCTGCGGAGTCCATCCGCCTGCGTATTCTCGCCAATTCGGACAGCGCACTCGACCAACTGGTGAAACGCGACGTGCGCGACGCCGTCGTCGAAGAAATGAAAACCTGGGTAGCCGGTCCGCAAACGATCGAGGAAGCCCGCGGTACGATTACTGCGCACATCGGTGATATCAATGCCATCATTGCCGCGAAGCTGGCATCGCGCGGTTTCAACTATGGCTATAAGGCGGAGCTGGGCATCGTCCCGTTCCCCACGAAAATATACGGCACGGAAGTCTATCCCGCAGGCAACTACGAAGCGCTCCGCATCACCCTCGGCGCAGGCGCCGGACAGAACTGGTGGTGCGTACTGTTCCCGCCGCTCTGCTTCGTGGACGCGGTAAGCGGCGAAGCCTCGACGCCGGCGGCAGCGGCAGTCACGACTGCATCGGCCAAAGCGGAAGATTCGCAATCGCAGCAGAACGGCGTTACGGCAAAAGCCGACGCTAAAAATACTTCGGTGAAAGCATCGGCAGATAACAAAGCAAGCGGGAGCGTTCAGCAAGCCGATGCAAGCAGCAACGATGAGGCGAAGCAGCCGGAAGTGAAGTTTTTCCTCTGGGAAATTCTCAAAGCTATCTTCAGCTTCTTCAAGCATCTGTTTAGCTAGAGACGACAAAAAGGCTCACTCGCACGTATGCGAATGAGCCTTTTGTTGTTTAGAAGACGAATGAGTCCGAGCTGAGCGGAGTGCTGCTTACGCAGCGGCTTTCTCCGGCTCCGGCTCGGCTTTGGCTTGCTTCAGCTTCGGAAGGAACAGGCAGACCGGAAGCGCGATAATCGCGATAATCGAAGCGATCAGATAGACGTCGTCGACGCTCATCGTGAAGGACATGATCGTGATATGCGTTTTGTCCGTTGCGCCGGCTTTGACGAAATCCTG
It encodes:
- the spoIIR gene encoding stage II sporulation protein R yields the protein MIRTYSRFPYRPVYGYVLLIAAILLMSWENQRADAAIAGGSIPAESIRLRILANSDSALDQLVKRDVRDAVVEEMKTWVAGPQTIEEARGTITAHIGDINAIIAAKLASRGFNYGYKAELGIVPFPTKIYGTEVYPAGNYEALRITLGAGAGQNWWCVLFPPLCFVDAVSGEASTPAAAAVTTASAKAEDSQSQQNGVTAKADAKNTSVKASADNKASGSVQQADASSNDEAKQPEVKFFLWEILKAIFSFFKHLFS
- the prfA gene encoding peptide chain release factor 1 — its product is MLDRLQALADRYEKLSELLCDPDVASDPKRLRELSKEQSDLQPVYTAYTEYKQVSEQLEDAKAMQNEKLDDEMREMVKMEIDELSPRLTQLEEEIHILLLPKDPNDDKNVIVEIRGAAGGDEAALFASDLYRMYMKFADTQGWRVELMEASESDLGGFKEVIFMVTGKGAYSKLKYESGAHRVQRIPVTESGGRIHTSTSTVAVMPEVEEVEVEILDKDIRVDTYCSSGAGGQSVNTTKSAVRVLHVPTGIMAQCQDGKSQNENKAKALQVLRARISDLKRQEEEAKYAGERKSKVGTGDRSERIRTYNYPQSRVTDHRIGLTLHKLDSVLNGDMEEIINALTLTAQTELMERENLA
- a CDS encoding N5-glutamine methyltransferase family protein — protein: MLQARGIAEPRNNAELLLLHVLGLTRAELLRDWRELFPPQHAKRWHELLARKAAGEPVQYLIGEQWFYGLPFTVTPAVLIPRPETELLVEAVLEAADRLWPKAAGAEEAGGLAGGEGEAGDEQGLGGPAEELPAGAAGAGGAQLDAAAGRAAVPTVVDVGTGSGAIGVTLAALRPRWRVCASDLSPDALAVARTNAARHEAAARMTFVQGDLLGPFAQPRPDSDVDAAGGIAGLRIDVLVSNPPYIPAGDISGLQPEVRDHEPRLALDGGDDGLTPYRRMAEQLKQLSALPRIVGFELGIGQAEAVADLLRGIGAWREVRIIPDYAGIDRHVLAVE